The genomic segment CGTGGTAGGGAGCACATCATCCAGAGAGGCAGACTCCGTCTTATACACAAGGACCGGCCCAGAGATAGGTGTGGCCTCTACAAAGGCATTCACTGCACAGATAGGGGCACTCTGCCTTCTTTCCATTGCACTGGGAATCAGGACCGGAAGGCTGACTCCCGGAGAGGCTGGCACACTGAGGTCTCAACTCCTGAAGATACCGGCATTTATGGAAAAGACACTGAAGATGAATTCAGGAATCGAAGAGCTTGCCAGGACACTCATATACTCAAAGACGTTCCTTTACCTCGGCAGGGGCATAAACTATCCGATAGCCCTTGAGGGAGCCCTGAAACTGAAGGAAATATCATACATACCTGCTACGGGATATCCTGCCGGAGAGATGAAACATGGTCCCATAGCCCTGATAGAAGAAGGACTACCGGTTGTTGTGGTAGCACCTGTGGATAACCTCTTTGAAAAAACCCTCTCCAACATAGAGGAGGTTAAGGCACGTGGTGGAAGGGTGATAGCAGTAACTGATGAGCCTGAATCACTTCGTGACAAGGTGGATGACCTGATTGTGGTGCCCTCTGCACACACTTCACTATCGCCCCTTGTCAATGTTATCCCCCTGCAACTCCTTGCATATTACATCGGCATGTTGAGGGGCTGTGATGTCGACCAGCCAAGAAACCTGGCAAAGAGTGTAACAGTTGAATAGATTAAAAAGAGACGGTATAGAATAAGGATATGGTAGGCGGAACAGGGATCGAACCTGTGACCTCAGCCTTGTAAGGGCTGCGCTCTCCCAATTGAGCTATCCGCCCATGTATCATTATTTAAAGACGTAAAATTTAAAGACATAAAACGCAAAGCGTTATGGACAAAGCAGAAAAAACTCCGTGTTACGCACTGTGCCCTTATGAGCCTTATCTTTAACGTTTTGCGCTCCCTAACTCTCTTCTTTCAGCCTCGCGATATAGTTGATTCCATATCTCAAGTGGTTATATTCTAAAATAAAACAGTATTTTTGTCAAATTCCCGGGAACGGCTTCAACTATGGGCTTCAGCCCAGTTTTTGCCATATCCGATATCGACCCTGATGGGCACCAAAATGACAGCGGCATTCTCCATCTCATGTTTGACAAGGTCTTTTACAGGCTGAAGCTCGTCTTCCCTTACCTCAATGACGAGTTCGTCATGGACCTGAAGGAGCATCCTGCTCTGAAGCCTTTCGGCTTTAAGCCTTTTGCTTATATTTATCATGGCCTTCTTTATGATATCGGCAGCCGTACCCTGTATGGGGGTATTCATGGCAAGCCTCTCTCCAAACGCACGCTTCTGGGCATTTGAGCTCCTCAGTTCAGGTATCTCCCGCTTTCTTCCAAAGAGGGTCCTCACATATCCAACCCTCTTTGCCTCCTCGATTATCTGCTTCACATAACGCCTGACACCGGGATGCTTCTCAAAATACTGCTCAATATAGACCCTGGCATCCTCCCTTGAGGAGCCTATGGCCCCTGAAAGGCCAAAGGCAGACATACCATAGACGACACCGAAGTTTACCGTCTTGGCCACCCTCCGCATCTCCGGGGTCACCTGCTCCCTGGAAACGCCAAACAGTTCCGCCGCAGTCCTTGTATGAATATCTATCTCTTTCCTGAAGGCATCAATTAGCCCTTCATCCCTGCTCAGGTGTGCAAGTATCCTCAGCTCGATCTGGGAATAGTCGGCAGAGAGCAGGAAAAAACCCTTCTCGGCAATAAATGCCTGTCTTATCCTTATTCCCCACTCCCCCCTGATGGGGATATTCTGCAGATTAGGGTCACTGCTGCTGAGCCTGCCGGTGGCGGTTACGGTCTGGTTGAAAGATGTATGAATACGGCCTGTCTCCGGACTGACCAGTTTTGGAAGGGCGTCAACGTAGGTGTTTTTCAGCTTGCTGAGCGTCCTCCAGTTCAGTATTTCACCGGGCAGCTCATGCATGAGGGCAAGTTCCTCAAGAACACCAACCTCGGTGGAATATCCTGTCTTTGTCTTTTTCCCGGGCTTCAGGCCGAGGGATTCAAACAATACTGCGCCCAGTTGCCGGGGTGAGTTGATATTGAACTCCTCACCGGCCAAAAAATATATCCTTGTCTTCAGGGCTGTCAACTCACGTTCAAGCTCTCCGGAAAGGTCGTTCAGAAGTTCAGTATCCACTTTTATACCCGCCTCCTCCATATCAGCAAGAACCCTTATCAGGGGCATCTCGATTTCAGAATAAAGACCCTCAAGCCCCTCCCCTTTCAGTTTCCCAAACAATATCCCCTCCAACTCCATGACAACGGCGGCATTGGAAGCTGAAAACTCGGTTGCCTCTTCAATACTCACCGCTGCAAGGGAAGAGCGCTTTCCGGCAACCTCTTTAAATGTCTTGATTCTCAGGGAGAGGTACTCAAGGCTGACCTCTTCAAGGTTGTGATTCTGTTTGTTCGGATTAAGGAGGTATGAGGCAACCATGGTATCATAAAGCTCACCCTTCAGATCAATGCCTGATTTTCTGAGTACGAGGAGTTTAGTCTTTAAATCATGGCCGATCTTCCTTATTGATTCGTTCTCAAAAAGCGGCCTGAATGCGTCAATGACTGTCCCGGCATCCAGCTGTCCGGGGGCTTCAGGGTAGTGATGGGCAATGGGCACATAATAGCCCCGGCCCTTCCCGGATGAAAAAGAGATGCCGATAACCTCTGCACTGACGGGGTGGGTGCCCGAAAATTCCACATTGAAGGCAAAGGAGTCCTCCATGGCATTTAGCAGGGCCTTGAGACGCCCTGATTCCAACACTGTCTCATAGCTGCCGGAGACATTCTGAGGAGGTATTAATTTAAGAAAAGTCCCGAATTCAAGCTCGCTGAAGAGATTGAGCAACTCCTGCCAGTCAGGCTCCCGGCGTATACACTCACTCACATCAAAATCAAGGGGCACATCCCTGTCAACTGTTGTCAGGGCATAGCTCCTGAGTATGGAATCCCTGTTCTCTGTGATGAGCTTTCTCAGCCTCTCCCGCTTTATCAGTTCAGGTTTGTCAAGAATATCATTAAGGGTGTGGTCCTTAAGAATCTCGCAGGCAGTCTTCTCACCGATACCCTTTACACCCGGGATATTGTCTGCCGTGTCACCTGTGAGGGCCATAACTTCCGGGATCCTCTCCGGGGGGATACCAAACCTCTCTATAACATCCGCCCTGCCGATGACCCGGTCCTTTACCGGATCATATATCCGGATGTGCCCGTCAACGACCTGGAGCATATCCTTGTCACCGGAGACAATATAGGCATCAACCCCCTCAGTGGCAGACTTGACCGACAGGGTGGCAAGCACGTCATCCGCCTCATACCCCGGCACCTCGTATATCTTTATCCTGAAGGCCTGAACAATCTTCTTTATGTAAGGCATCTGCATAATCAGCTCATCAGGGGCCGGAGGCCTCTGGGCCTTGTACTCTTCATATACCCGGTGTCTCTCTGTGGGAAGGGGTGAATCAAAGGAGACCACAATAGCGTCCGGCTCCTTTTCTCTCAGTATCTTGAGAAGCGTGTTGATAAAGCCATAGATGGCGTTGGTGGGAAACCCCTTGGAGTTGCTCAACCCCTTAATTGCGTGGTATGCGCGGTAGACATAGGAATTTCCGTCAATGAGATAGATGTTTGCGGGTTTTTTCATAATACCTATTTAAATCTCCATCACTCTTTATCCCTCTTTCCCCGCCTCTTCTGTTTCCAGGACTTTTTTATACTCACATTCCTTGTTCGGACAGGTAATGGTAACCTGTCCTGTCCTGTCCCTCTTTTCCACCAGATATTTTGAGTCACACTCCGGACACTTCTCAGCTATCGGCTTGTTCCAGGATGCGAATTTGCACTCAGGCCAGTTACTGCAACTCCAGAAGACCTTGCCCTTTTTACTCTTCCTCTCGATTATCTCCCCGCCGTCAAGGGGACAGCTCACGCCTGTGCCAAGGGGTTTTGTGCCCTTGCATTCAGGATAACGTGTACAGGCAAGGAACCTGCCGTAGCGGCTCTGCTTTATCACCATTGGAGAACTGCATTGAGGACACTTCTCCGTGGTCTCCTCTACAGGCTTCAGATTGCCGTTTTCCTCTTCAAGGGGTTTTGTGTTCTTGCACTCCGGATAACCGGTACAGGCAAGG from the Nitrospirota bacterium genome contains:
- the polA gene encoding DNA polymerase I — encoded protein: MKKPANIYLIDGNSYVYRAYHAIKGLSNSKGFPTNAIYGFINTLLKILREKEPDAIVVSFDSPLPTERHRVYEEYKAQRPPAPDELIMQMPYIKKIVQAFRIKIYEVPGYEADDVLATLSVKSATEGVDAYIVSGDKDMLQVVDGHIRIYDPVKDRVIGRADVIERFGIPPERIPEVMALTGDTADNIPGVKGIGEKTACEILKDHTLNDILDKPELIKRERLRKLITENRDSILRSYALTTVDRDVPLDFDVSECIRREPDWQELLNLFSELEFGTFLKLIPPQNVSGSYETVLESGRLKALLNAMEDSFAFNVEFSGTHPVSAEVIGISFSSGKGRGYYVPIAHHYPEAPGQLDAGTVIDAFRPLFENESIRKIGHDLKTKLLVLRKSGIDLKGELYDTMVASYLLNPNKQNHNLEEVSLEYLSLRIKTFKEVAGKRSSLAAVSIEEATEFSASNAAVVMELEGILFGKLKGEGLEGLYSEIEMPLIRVLADMEEAGIKVDTELLNDLSGELERELTALKTRIYFLAGEEFNINSPRQLGAVLFESLGLKPGKKTKTGYSTEVGVLEELALMHELPGEILNWRTLSKLKNTYVDALPKLVSPETGRIHTSFNQTVTATGRLSSSDPNLQNIPIRGEWGIRIRQAFIAEKGFFLLSADYSQIELRILAHLSRDEGLIDAFRKEIDIHTRTAAELFGVSREQVTPEMRRVAKTVNFGVVYGMSAFGLSGAIGSSREDARVYIEQYFEKHPGVRRYVKQIIEEAKRVGYVRTLFGRKREIPELRSSNAQKRAFGERLAMNTPIQGTAADIIKKAMINISKRLKAERLQSRMLLQVHDELVIEVREDELQPVKDLVKHEMENAAVILVPIRVDIGYGKNWAEAHS